The Rhodothermia bacterium genome includes a region encoding these proteins:
- a CDS encoding MFS transporter has product MQNETHKQRLFLGACLSLVATSVSFAVIGASMGPLKTQFMLSNLQIGMIGGANLYGFAITQLIFSPLCDTLGMKRLLQLAFVGHLLGALSMIFAGGFGLLYTGALLISMGNGLVEAACNPLVVALYPDNKSVKLNQFHVWFPGGIVIGGVLSFLLDQIGITAWQVKIALILIPTVIYAFLMFRETFPKTEASAAGVSLAQAFRETLQAPVVSVGLLMIGMIIMMLNNMGVLQVGSDVVNWLFLGSLVVSIVMGIMAWMAGRKLEVLMLVMLMAMAITASSELGPGRWVPAVLESGGMHGILVLAWINGLMAILRYNAGAFVHRFSPTGTLLISAVLTVIGLYWLSAAESLVMVLPAATVFALGVCFFWPTMLGFVSERVPKSGAFGLGLMGAVGMAVTGLFTAPQMGAIADKYLHEKLAPTEVIAVVNEAKATFPALIDQAQGPIKEEVRKALSDAEAVEKAYQAAGKLPEGDTAGALREVIAQGGTSDAANKAKAVLNPADNYGGRMAFRAIVPFTALLILVFGFLYWQDRQRGGYKVEKLTPTA; this is encoded by the coding sequence ATGCAAAACGAAACCCATAAGCAGCGTCTTTTCCTTGGCGCCTGCTTGTCTCTGGTAGCTACGTCCGTATCCTTTGCCGTTATTGGTGCAAGCATGGGGCCTCTGAAAACCCAATTTATGCTTTCTAACCTACAAATTGGGATGATTGGTGGCGCAAACCTGTACGGATTTGCCATCACACAACTTATCTTCTCTCCACTATGCGATACCCTTGGGATGAAGCGTTTGCTTCAGTTGGCCTTTGTTGGCCATTTACTGGGGGCTTTAAGCATGATTTTTGCCGGAGGTTTTGGCCTCTTATATACCGGTGCGCTCCTGATCTCCATGGGAAATGGCTTAGTGGAAGCCGCTTGTAACCCATTGGTTGTGGCCTTGTATCCCGATAACAAATCTGTAAAGCTAAACCAATTTCACGTATGGTTCCCCGGCGGGATTGTGATTGGCGGGGTTTTGTCGTTCTTGTTGGATCAAATCGGCATTACGGCGTGGCAAGTGAAAATTGCCTTGATCTTGATTCCGACCGTCATTTATGCCTTTTTGATGTTCCGCGAAACGTTCCCGAAGACCGAAGCCTCGGCAGCCGGCGTCTCACTTGCACAAGCATTTCGGGAAACCCTGCAAGCCCCAGTGGTCAGTGTCGGCTTATTGATGATCGGTATGATTATCATGATGTTGAATAACATGGGTGTTTTGCAGGTTGGCTCGGATGTAGTGAATTGGTTGTTCCTTGGCTCGTTGGTGGTTTCAATCGTGATGGGGATTATGGCTTGGATGGCAGGACGCAAGTTGGAAGTATTGATGTTGGTGATGCTGATGGCAATGGCCATAACCGCTTCTTCGGAATTAGGGCCTGGGCGCTGGGTTCCGGCGGTGCTGGAGTCTGGTGGAATGCACGGAATTTTGGTTCTCGCATGGATTAATGGTCTTATGGCCATTTTACGGTACAATGCCGGTGCATTTGTGCATCGTTTTTCGCCCACTGGGACGCTGCTGATTTCTGCCGTACTAACCGTGATTGGTTTATATTGGCTGAGTGCGGCGGAGTCACTCGTCATGGTTTTGCCGGCAGCTACCGTATTTGCACTGGGGGTATGTTTCTTCTGGCCAACCATGCTCGGTTTTGTGTCTGAACGGGTTCCCAAGTCTGGTGCATTTGGATTAGGACTCATGGGCGCTGTTGGGATGGCCGTTACCGGATTGTTTACCGCGCCGCAAATGGGTGCTATCGCCGATAAATACCTGCATGAAAAACTTGCCCCAACCGAGGTGATTGCGGTGGTGAATGAGGCAAAGGCCACTTTCCCGGCGCTGATAGATCAAGCACAAGGCCCCATTAAAGAGGAAGTCCGCAAGGCACTTTCGGATGCAGAAGCCGTTGAAAAAGCATATCAGGCCGCGGGTAAATTGCCGGAGGGCGATACGGCTGGAGCTTTGCGTGAGGTCATTGCGCAGGGCGGGACAAGCGATGCCGCAAATAAGGCCAAAGCGGTTCTAAATCCAGCCGATAACTATGGAGGACGTATGGCATTCCGAGCCATTGTCCCCTTTACGGCACTGCTAATTCTTGTCTTTGGCTTTTTGTATTGGCAAGACCGGCAAAGAGGAGGCTATAAAGTGGAAAAACTTACGCCTACAGCATAA
- a CDS encoding SpoIID/LytB domain-containing protein codes for MNHFMRNLMCVSALLIYIAPIKESIPDFAHVRKGISIRLFSDRFLRSVEILGSSKGFLLTDEAGFQCKINGSARIRVELYQTALSVFTDVGFFTLDKLTILPLPLPNGQLEIKAADEQIPVSGELFITPERKKLHLVLRTSPTQYLAGVVSAEMPFSNKEALKAQAVLARTYAYRHFSKADEQGITDTEFKQVFRIHPENYQTALEAVQETENEMLFWNNKPVEALFSASNGGYIASNNTLWHSDPLPYFVSRPDTFDRKNAFSGWSVQADAHLLNTHLSQIYDTSANSLTWTDRDASGRWKYARIGSKSFPANQVRAQISRLFRFGGLRSLRFDMVLEKGFYVATGQGAGHGVGLSQLGAKRMAEYGKNYRAILVYYFPGTTLIKYPFDQD; via the coding sequence ATGAACCATTTTATGCGCAATCTGATGTGCGTTTCGGCACTTCTCATTTACATAGCACCCATAAAAGAATCCATACCAGATTTCGCCCACGTTCGCAAGGGCATCTCCATTCGGCTATTTTCAGACCGATTTCTCCGCTCTGTCGAAATTTTGGGATCCTCTAAAGGTTTTCTTCTAACGGACGAGGCGGGTTTTCAGTGCAAAATCAATGGCTCCGCACGAATCCGAGTGGAATTGTACCAAACCGCTTTAAGTGTTTTTACGGATGTCGGTTTCTTCACCTTAGATAAATTAACTATATTGCCCTTGCCCTTGCCCAATGGCCAATTGGAGATAAAAGCAGCCGATGAGCAGATTCCTGTTTCGGGTGAACTTTTCATCACGCCCGAACGCAAGAAGTTACACCTTGTACTCCGAACCTCCCCAACTCAGTACTTGGCGGGTGTCGTATCTGCCGAAATGCCTTTTTCCAACAAAGAGGCATTAAAAGCCCAAGCCGTTCTCGCACGCACTTATGCCTATCGTCATTTTTCCAAAGCCGATGAACAAGGCATTACGGACACCGAGTTCAAACAGGTTTTTCGCATCCATCCAGAAAACTATCAAACAGCACTCGAAGCCGTACAAGAGACCGAAAATGAGATGCTTTTTTGGAACAACAAACCCGTTGAGGCGCTTTTTTCCGCCTCCAATGGCGGTTATATAGCGTCTAACAATACACTTTGGCACAGCGATCCACTCCCCTATTTTGTTTCACGTCCCGACACCTTCGACCGCAAGAATGCTTTTAGCGGCTGGTCGGTTCAGGCAGATGCGCATCTGCTAAATACACACCTAAGCCAAATTTATGACACTTCCGCAAACTCGCTCACATGGACAGACCGAGACGCAAGCGGGCGTTGGAAATATGCCCGAATTGGAAGCAAATCCTTTCCAGCGAATCAAGTTCGGGCACAAATCAGCCGTTTATTCCGTTTCGGTGGCCTCAGAAGCCTGCGTTTTGACATGGTCCTCGAAAAAGGATTTTATGTTGCCACAGGCCAGGGTGCTGGTCACGGCGTTGGGTTATCGCAACTGGGTGCAAAACGGATGGCCGAATACGGAAAAAACTATCGTGCAATTTTGGTTTATTATTTCCCCGGAACTACCCTCATTAAGTACCCGTTTGATCAAGATTAA
- a CDS encoding Gfo/Idh/MocA family oxidoreductase, which yields MVGGGPGAFIGNVHKMAAALDGEIELVAGAFSSNPEKSRQRGEEWFLHPSRVYGSYQEMAEKEAALPLGERIDFVAIVTPNHTHYDIAKTFLEAEFHVMCDKPMVNTEEEAEELVRLVSSKKLLFGLTHNYTGYPMVKQARDLVREGKLGAVRKVVVEYPQGWLATLVEATGSKQAGWRTDPKQAGISSCIGDIGTHAENLAEYITGLKIVSLLADLTTFVEGRLLEDDANMLVQFENGAKGILYASQVSVGEENNLRIRVYGTEAALEWHQEEPNKLWVKYPNRPSELLRRGNGYIGEHAAYFTRIPSGHPEAFIEAFANLYRSFGRCIRAMLEGREPDPKDMDFPKVEDGLRGVRFIHRAVESGKTRTWVTL from the coding sequence ATGGTGGGCGGTGGGCCGGGAGCCTTTATTGGAAACGTCCATAAAATGGCAGCAGCGTTGGATGGCGAGATAGAATTGGTCGCTGGCGCATTCTCGTCCAACCCCGAAAAGTCTCGGCAACGTGGAGAAGAATGGTTCCTGCATCCGTCTCGTGTCTATGGCTCGTATCAAGAAATGGCGGAAAAAGAAGCTGCTTTGCCGCTTGGGGAAAGAATAGATTTTGTTGCCATCGTTACGCCCAATCATACCCATTATGACATCGCCAAAACTTTTTTGGAAGCTGAATTCCATGTGATGTGTGATAAACCTATGGTAAACACCGAAGAAGAGGCTGAAGAATTGGTGCGGTTAGTGTCTTCAAAAAAGTTGCTTTTTGGGCTTACGCACAATTATACGGGCTATCCGATGGTGAAGCAAGCCCGCGACTTGGTGAGGGAAGGTAAACTGGGAGCAGTACGGAAAGTGGTTGTAGAGTACCCGCAAGGATGGCTTGCAACGTTGGTAGAAGCCACTGGCTCCAAACAGGCCGGATGGCGGACGGATCCCAAGCAGGCGGGCATTTCCTCTTGTATTGGAGACATCGGAACCCATGCAGAAAACCTTGCGGAATACATTACTGGACTAAAAATAGTCTCGCTCTTGGCGGATTTGACCACTTTTGTGGAAGGACGCCTATTGGAGGATGACGCCAATATGCTGGTACAGTTCGAAAATGGTGCAAAAGGGATTTTATATGCCTCGCAAGTGAGCGTTGGTGAAGAAAATAACCTGCGTATTCGGGTGTATGGTACGGAGGCGGCCTTAGAATGGCATCAAGAAGAACCGAATAAACTATGGGTGAAATACCCCAACCGACCCTCCGAGCTGTTGCGACGGGGAAATGGGTATATCGGCGAACATGCAGCCTATTTTACCCGCATTCCATCAGGGCATCCAGAAGCATTTATCGAGGCATTCGCAAACCTCTACCGCTCGTTTGGGCGCTGTATTCGGGCAATGCTCGAAGGCCGCGAGCCAGATCCGAAAGATATGGACTTCCCGAAGGTGGAGGATGGTCTAAGAGGCGTGCGCTTCATCCATCGTGCCGTGGAATCTGGAAAAACTCGGACTTGGGTGACGCTTTAA
- a CDS encoding NAD(P) transhydrogenase subunit alpha has product MELNGLVTLIVVFTLASFVGKELIGKVPTMLHTPLTSGANAVSGITVIGALIATGMVESPLTKWIGFAALIFAMINVVGGYMVTDRMLEMFKKKEDS; this is encoded by the coding sequence ATGGAACTTAACGGACTTGTCACCCTAATTGTGGTGTTTACCTTGGCCTCATTTGTAGGGAAAGAACTCATCGGAAAAGTACCGACCATGTTACATACGCCACTTACGTCGGGCGCAAATGCGGTTTCTGGTATTACCGTTATTGGTGCATTGATTGCGACAGGAATGGTTGAAAGCCCCCTTACTAAATGGATTGGTTTTGCTGCTCTAATCTTTGCCATGATCAATGTGGTTGGTGGGTACATGGTGACCGACCGTATGTTGGAGATGTTTAAGAAAAAGGAAGATTCATAG
- a CDS encoding Re/Si-specific NAD(P)(+) transhydrogenase subunit alpha, producing the protein MVIGVPKETVLGEARVAQTPETVAKLTKQGFEVVVEYGAGARSYFSDEAYQAAGATLGSAEQALGADFVTKVAAPIADELAKMKQGAGLISFLRPLDDLDVIRQLAHKGITSYAMELVPRSTKAQKMDALSAMASIAGYKAVLLAAEIFPRFFPLLTTAAGTIKPASVLVLGAGVAGLQALATARRLGAVTSAYDVRAAAAEEAKSLGAKFIELDLDTSDASASGGYAAALSTDRAERQVQLLATHIAKMDVVISTALIPGRKAPLLISEDAVKAMAPGSVIIDIAAPNGGNCALTVPGETVVRHEVTIVGAMNLPAGMPFHASQLYARTILAGIGELVKEGTFRLDFEDEIVKGCCVTHQGEVVHERVKSIL; encoded by the coding sequence ATGGTCATTGGTGTCCCCAAAGAAACCGTTCTCGGTGAAGCACGGGTTGCACAAACCCCAGAGACGGTCGCAAAACTAACGAAGCAAGGTTTTGAAGTTGTCGTTGAGTATGGTGCAGGTGCTCGAAGCTACTTCTCCGATGAAGCCTATCAAGCCGCCGGAGCCACGCTTGGAAGTGCAGAACAAGCCCTCGGTGCAGATTTTGTGACCAAAGTGGCTGCTCCAATTGCAGATGAATTGGCCAAAATGAAGCAAGGAGCAGGGCTGATTTCGTTCCTTCGCCCGCTGGACGACCTCGATGTCATTCGACAATTGGCACACAAAGGCATCACCTCCTATGCTATGGAGTTGGTTCCTCGCTCCACGAAAGCCCAAAAAATGGACGCCCTTTCCGCAATGGCTTCTATTGCCGGGTACAAGGCCGTGTTGTTGGCAGCGGAAATCTTTCCACGCTTTTTTCCACTCCTTACCACGGCTGCGGGAACCATTAAGCCGGCAAGTGTGCTTGTTTTGGGGGCTGGTGTAGCCGGACTTCAAGCATTGGCCACAGCAAGGCGCTTGGGTGCGGTAACATCTGCATATGATGTACGTGCCGCTGCCGCTGAGGAGGCAAAATCGCTTGGTGCCAAATTTATTGAATTGGATTTAGATACCTCCGATGCATCTGCATCTGGTGGCTATGCTGCGGCCTTAAGCACAGACCGCGCAGAACGTCAGGTACAACTCCTCGCTACACATATCGCTAAAATGGATGTCGTTATTTCTACGGCACTTATTCCGGGCAGGAAAGCGCCATTGCTAATCTCCGAAGACGCCGTAAAGGCAATGGCGCCTGGATCGGTCATCATAGATATTGCAGCACCTAATGGCGGGAATTGCGCCCTTACCGTTCCCGGAGAAACCGTAGTACGTCACGAGGTCACTATTGTTGGTGCTATGAACCTACCAGCGGGAATGCCCTTCCATGCAAGCCAACTCTATGCCCGTACCATTCTGGCCGGAATTGGCGAATTGGTTAAAGAGGGTACATTCCGCCTCGATTTTGAGGATGAAATTGTTAAGGGCTGTTGTGTAACCCACCAAGGTGAAGTGGTACACGAACGGGTTAAAAGTATTCTCTGA
- a CDS encoding sugar transferase produces MSRKTELIFVLFIDTIACMGAVFLYYHARFEWGLVDRPVQRPPDLVAPTIVFTLFWLLLFTFAGLYRSRFAASRFDEIISVFKVVSFGILVLFFVIFIDQFDARSGRLPIMVYWFSMVGLVILGRMIVRTVQKILLLRGYGTHNTLLVGRDSLLVEFTEELGKYPQAGFKLVGEIRVGAQGEAVLQLKEPLQGHMADPIAALPEIIARLKVQDVVLALSSQDHTVLNNVLRICDRQPVTLKLVPDFYSVIGGMARTEHMYGLPLIEVYPEPMAAWEESTKRLIDFFVSLVGLVVLIPFLILIGIVIKLTSHGPAIYRQKRVGQHGREFTMLKFRTMRADAEAKTGPVWASAFDERYTPIGRWLRKLRLDELPQLWNVLMGQMSLVGPRPERPFFVEKLAQEIPLYGRRHRVKPGITGLAQVKWKYDETVEDVRQKVKYDLFYIENMSLKQDISILFQTIRTAILGKGQ; encoded by the coding sequence GTGAGCCGTAAAACAGAATTAATCTTTGTCCTATTCATAGACACCATCGCTTGCATGGGGGCGGTGTTTTTGTATTATCATGCGCGATTTGAGTGGGGTTTGGTTGATCGGCCAGTACAACGCCCGCCGGATCTTGTGGCCCCAACCATTGTCTTTACCCTGTTTTGGTTGCTGTTATTTACCTTTGCTGGGTTGTACCGTTCACGATTTGCGGCTTCTCGCTTCGATGAAATTATTTCGGTGTTTAAGGTGGTCTCATTTGGGATTTTGGTCTTGTTCTTTGTGATCTTCATTGACCAATTTGATGCGCGAAGCGGTCGGTTGCCTATCATGGTCTATTGGTTTTCGATGGTGGGCTTGGTGATTCTGGGGCGCATGATCGTTAGAACTGTACAAAAAATTCTCCTTTTGCGTGGGTATGGGACGCATAATACCCTATTGGTGGGGCGAGACTCGTTGTTGGTGGAGTTTACTGAAGAATTGGGGAAATATCCACAAGCGGGTTTTAAGTTGGTCGGAGAAATCCGGGTGGGTGCTCAAGGTGAGGCCGTTTTACAGTTGAAAGAACCATTGCAGGGGCATATGGCAGATCCAATCGCGGCACTTCCGGAAATTATTGCTCGACTAAAGGTGCAAGATGTGGTTTTGGCCCTAAGCTCGCAAGACCATACGGTGCTGAATAATGTGCTTAGAATTTGCGACCGCCAGCCCGTTACCCTCAAATTGGTTCCCGATTTTTACAGTGTGATTGGTGGTATGGCACGGACAGAACACATGTATGGACTACCTTTGATTGAGGTCTATCCCGAACCGATGGCGGCATGGGAAGAAAGCACCAAGAGGTTGATAGATTTTTTTGTCTCGTTGGTGGGTTTGGTTGTACTCATACCTTTCCTAATTTTGATTGGCATTGTCATCAAACTTACATCTCATGGCCCAGCCATCTATCGCCAAAAAAGGGTTGGGCAACATGGGCGAGAGTTTACGATGCTCAAGTTCCGAACCATGCGTGCAGACGCCGAGGCCAAAACCGGGCCCGTTTGGGCAAGTGCATTCGATGAACGTTATACCCCCATTGGACGGTGGCTGCGAAAATTACGTCTCGACGAATTACCCCAACTCTGGAATGTCCTCATGGGGCAAATGTCGTTGGTGGGACCACGACCCGAACGACCCTTTTTTGTGGAAAAATTGGCGCAAGAAATCCCGCTTTACGGGCGACGCCACCGGGTTAAACCCGGCATTACCGGATTGGCGCAGGTAAAATGGAAGTATGACGAGACCGTAGAGGATGTGCGCCAAAAGGTAAAATACGACCTTTTCTATATTGAGAACATGAGCCTAAAACAGGACATCTCTATCTTATTCCAAACCATTCGGACGGCCATCTTGGGGAAAGGGCAATGA
- a CDS encoding NAD(P)(+) transhydrogenase (Re/Si-specific) subunit beta has product MADLKLALINLAYLLAASLFIMGLKRLSSPATARGGNQLSAIGMLIAIVATLFYQQILNPMEMLVGLLIGSAIGVYIAKTVKMTGMPEMVAMLNAFGGVASSLVAVAEVERYAALGQQIPDLDTFIVVLTILIGTVTFSGSIIAWGKLSTKLTGNPILFPGIRVLTLIMFLGVIGSLVFMYQNMATFTVDQTPVLYGAIMANVFAFILGILLVIPIGGADMPVVIALFNSYSGLAGAASGFLIKNDALIVAGALVGASGIILTKVMCDAMNRSWLNVLLGGFGGDSAATGSRDFSQATVKQTTADDAAILMSYAQKVIVVPGYGLAVSQAQHQVRELSDLLQEKGVEVKFAIHPVAGRMPGHMNVLLAEANVSYDLLVDMDDINPEFEQTDVVLIVGANDVVNPAAKNDPSSPIYGMPILDVDKAKNTIVMKRSMKAGYAGIENELFFSPKNAMLFGDAKAMLSALITEVKAV; this is encoded by the coding sequence ATGGCAGATTTAAAACTGGCCCTCATTAATCTTGCATATCTCCTTGCGGCCTCGCTGTTTATCATGGGGCTAAAGCGACTTAGTAGCCCCGCTACGGCAAGAGGAGGGAATCAACTCTCTGCTATTGGCATGTTGATTGCAATTGTAGCGACCTTGTTCTACCAACAGATCCTGAATCCGATGGAAATGCTTGTTGGCCTGCTCATTGGGTCGGCAATTGGGGTCTATATTGCCAAAACGGTAAAAATGACCGGAATGCCGGAAATGGTGGCTATGCTCAATGCCTTTGGTGGGGTTGCCTCTTCCTTGGTTGCCGTTGCCGAGGTGGAACGCTACGCCGCTCTTGGACAGCAAATTCCAGATTTGGATACATTTATTGTTGTGCTAACAATTCTAATCGGCACGGTGACCTTCTCTGGCAGTATTATTGCATGGGGCAAGTTAAGCACAAAGCTGACTGGAAATCCGATTCTGTTTCCGGGGATTCGTGTTCTGACGTTGATTATGTTTCTGGGAGTGATTGGCTCGTTGGTGTTTATGTACCAAAACATGGCTACCTTTACGGTTGATCAAACACCTGTTTTGTATGGAGCTATAATGGCCAATGTTTTTGCGTTCATCTTAGGAATTTTATTGGTAATCCCGATTGGTGGTGCGGATATGCCTGTTGTAATCGCACTTTTTAACTCCTATTCTGGTTTGGCGGGTGCGGCTTCGGGCTTTTTGATCAAGAACGATGCGCTCATTGTGGCGGGTGCGCTGGTGGGGGCCTCTGGGATCATCCTGACCAAAGTCATGTGTGATGCCATGAACCGCTCTTGGCTGAATGTTCTGCTCGGGGGGTTTGGAGGGGATAGTGCTGCAACGGGTAGCCGTGACTTCTCGCAGGCAACCGTAAAGCAAACTACCGCAGATGATGCAGCCATTCTGATGAGCTATGCCCAAAAGGTAATCGTGGTTCCGGGCTATGGCTTGGCGGTCTCGCAGGCGCAGCACCAAGTACGCGAACTGTCCGATCTCCTTCAGGAAAAAGGTGTGGAAGTGAAGTTTGCCATTCATCCAGTTGCTGGACGGATGCCTGGACACATGAACGTGCTTTTGGCCGAAGCAAATGTTTCCTATGATTTATTGGTGGATATGGACGACATCAATCCCGAATTTGAACAAACGGATGTGGTGCTGATCGTTGGGGCAAACGATGTGGTGAATCCAGCTGCGAAAAACGACCCAAGTAGCCCAATTTATGGGATGCCTATTTTAGATGTGGATAAAGCCAAAAATACCATTGTCATGAAGCGCTCCATGAAGGCGGGATATGCAGGAATCGAAAACGAACTCTTCTTCTCTCCGAAAAATGCCATGCTTTTTGGCGATGCAAAAGCTATGCTAAGTGCGCTTATTACCGAAGTGAAAGCTGTCTAA